From a single Flavobacteriales bacterium genomic region:
- a CDS encoding RDD family protein, which yields MQTIDIETAQNVVVQHEVASVGDRAVAYLLDSLVLVAWVLLCLFVGSFIELWKVGGSATGILAIVFVLLPFLFYHLVCELTMDGQSIGKRARKIRVARVDGGQPTLGQYLIRWILRAIDGFYWIGFVVILINGKGQRLGDIAAGTTVVTLKRRLSLQDTLITRVEEGHVVRIPEAVRLNDAQARMIREVLNAKMANSKVRVVEEMADKVRKVIGNEGVGIGSKVFLETVLRDYVFLTGQQTTNP from the coding sequence ATGCAGACCATTGACATAGAAACAGCGCAGAACGTTGTTGTGCAGCATGAAGTTGCCAGTGTTGGAGACCGGGCCGTAGCATATTTGTTGGATTCATTGGTGCTCGTAGCGTGGGTCTTGTTGTGCTTATTCGTGGGTAGTTTTATCGAACTATGGAAGGTTGGAGGATCCGCAACTGGTATTCTGGCAATTGTTTTTGTGCTCCTACCTTTTCTATTCTACCATTTGGTCTGCGAGTTGACCATGGATGGCCAAAGTATTGGTAAGCGTGCAAGGAAGATCCGTGTAGCACGAGTGGATGGCGGACAACCGACGCTAGGCCAATATTTGATCCGGTGGATCCTGCGAGCTATAGATGGCTTTTATTGGATCGGCTTCGTGGTGATCCTTATCAATGGTAAAGGCCAACGATTGGGCGATATTGCAGCTGGAACCACAGTGGTAACGCTGAAGCGTCGATTGAGCCTTCAGGATACGTTGATCACCAGAGTAGAGGAGGGACACGTGGTTCGGATCCCGGAAGCGGTGAGATTGAATGATGCTCAGGCACGTATGATCCGTGAAGTGCTTAACGCAAAAATGGCGAACTCAAAGGTGCGCGTTGTTGAAGAAATGGCCGATAAGGTCCGCAAGGTCATCGGGAATGAAGGTGTTGGCATTGGTTCTAAGGTATTCTTGGAGACGGTTCTTCGGGATTATGTATTTCTCACAGGCCAGCAAACTACCAACCCGTGA
- a CDS encoding stage II sporulation protein M — protein sequence MREAAFIQRNKPKWERLEKAVSGLDMLSGDEASELYIALNDDLSYARTFYPSSNIATYLNGLASRLHHHIYKNKRTNRGRFKTFWTEEVPLALAATRQQLLLSFTVFMLAMGIGALSAKYDATFVRLILGDGYVDMTLENIHKGEPMAVYGGSEEGEMFLGITINNVRVALLCFAAGIFASYGTGLLLLYNGIMVGAFQYFFHEQGVLRESLLTIWVHGTLEISAIIIAGAAGFALGNGMLFPGTYKRIESFRHGARLGMKVVIGLVPVFIVAGFLESFVTRHALTLPPIITLSIIGLSLTFVIFYFIIQPYHAEHRAGAIAPST from the coding sequence ATGCGCGAAGCAGCCTTTATTCAACGGAACAAACCAAAGTGGGAACGCTTGGAGAAAGCTGTTAGTGGGCTGGATATGCTCAGTGGCGACGAAGCATCAGAGCTCTATATCGCGTTGAACGATGACCTGTCCTATGCGCGGACCTTCTACCCTTCGAGCAATATCGCAACGTATTTGAACGGGTTGGCATCGCGTTTACACCATCATATCTACAAGAACAAACGCACGAATAGAGGGCGGTTCAAGACCTTCTGGACAGAAGAAGTGCCACTCGCTTTGGCCGCCACACGACAACAACTCTTGTTGTCATTCACCGTCTTTATGCTCGCAATGGGCATCGGAGCACTATCAGCAAAATACGACGCTACGTTCGTGCGACTTATTCTTGGTGATGGTTATGTGGACATGACCTTGGAGAACATCCATAAGGGTGAACCCATGGCGGTGTATGGCGGATCAGAGGAAGGTGAAATGTTCTTGGGCATCACCATCAACAATGTGCGCGTTGCACTCTTGTGTTTTGCCGCCGGTATATTCGCGAGCTATGGGACAGGTCTGTTACTTCTGTACAACGGCATCATGGTAGGCGCGTTCCAATACTTCTTTCATGAACAAGGCGTGCTGCGTGAGAGTTTGCTCACCATCTGGGTACACGGCACATTAGAAATATCGGCCATCATCATCGCCGGAGCTGCTGGCTTTGCATTGGGCAACGGCATGTTGTTTCCGGGAACCTATAAGCGCATCGAGAGTTTCCGGCATGGTGCCCGACTTGGCATGAAGGTCGTGATCGGCTTGGTGCCAGTATTCATTGTAGCGGGTTTCCTGGAATCCTTTGTAACACGCCATGCATTGACATTGCCACCGATCATAACACTGAGCATCATTGGACTATCGCTCACCTTCGTCATCTTTTATTTCATCATCCAACCTTACCATGCAGAACATCGAGCCGGTGCAATTGCGCCAAGTACGTGA
- a CDS encoding response regulator transcription factor, with product MATTALIVDDEAQCRDTLSSLLAERHPNIHVIGIANDVPSGTALALAHMPDLLFLDVEMGRMTGFDLLKAIAPHRPHVIFTTAHEGYAVRAIRFNAVDYLLKPVVPEELDDAIHRALIALGGTKSPADVTSLLHQVANDRQIALPTSEGLTMVQIEEILYCSSDNNYTEVYLRDEKKPQVVSRPLSEFDAFLVQQGFVRIHQSHLVNRKHIKRYVKGEGGEVIMRDGKNLPVSRRQKAELMEVLERL from the coding sequence ATGGCCACTACCGCGTTGATCGTTGATGACGAAGCCCAATGTCGCGACACACTTTCGTCCTTATTGGCGGAACGACATCCCAACATCCACGTGATCGGAATTGCCAATGATGTGCCCAGCGGTACAGCTTTGGCGCTGGCCCACATGCCTGATCTGCTTTTCCTCGATGTTGAGATGGGCCGGATGACCGGTTTCGATCTATTAAAAGCCATCGCACCACACCGCCCGCACGTCATCTTCACCACGGCTCACGAGGGCTATGCTGTTCGCGCCATCCGTTTCAATGCTGTGGATTATTTACTGAAGCCTGTAGTGCCGGAAGAGTTGGACGATGCAATTCATAGAGCGTTGATAGCTCTTGGTGGAACCAAATCCCCAGCTGATGTTACTTCACTTCTTCATCAAGTAGCGAACGACCGCCAGATCGCCCTTCCTACCAGTGAAGGCCTAACCATGGTGCAGATCGAAGAGATCCTTTATTGCAGTAGCGATAACAACTACACCGAGGTTTATTTACGCGACGAAAAGAAACCGCAAGTGGTGAGCCGACCTCTGAGTGAGTTCGATGCGTTCTTGGTGCAACAAGGTTTTGTCCGCATCCACCAAAGCCACTTGGTGAACCGCAAGCACATCAAGCGCTACGTAAAAGGCGAAGGCGGTGAAGTGATCATGCGTGACGGCAAGAACCTCCCCGTAAGTCGCCGGCAAAAGGCGGAGTTGATGGAGGTGCTGGAGCGGCTTTAG
- a CDS encoding SET domain-containing protein-lysine N-methyltransferase, which translates to MTKELKIAKRRSGIHGNGVVAIAPIKKGEPIVEYKGKIITHAEADEQYYSDVGSGHTFLFTLNEDWIVDANVNGNIARWINTGCEPNAIAFIHSEDKKKPDPKKDRVIIEALRKIETGEEIIYDYGFDFDVPFTPELLKAWECRCGSPKCTGSMLKNPGKEAKKDISTTLDGRKKKKKKNKKKDKKKGKKSSKKEKKK; encoded by the coding sequence ATGACAAAAGAACTGAAGATCGCTAAACGCCGATCAGGCATACACGGGAATGGAGTTGTGGCCATTGCACCGATCAAGAAAGGTGAACCGATCGTAGAGTACAAAGGCAAGATCATTACGCACGCTGAGGCTGATGAACAGTATTACAGCGATGTTGGCTCTGGCCATACATTCCTGTTTACGCTGAATGAGGATTGGATCGTGGATGCGAATGTGAATGGCAACATTGCGCGGTGGATCAACACGGGCTGTGAACCGAACGCGATCGCCTTCATCCATAGCGAGGACAAAAAGAAACCTGATCCAAAGAAGGACCGCGTGATAATAGAAGCACTCCGTAAGATAGAGACGGGAGAGGAGATCATTTATGACTATGGGTTCGATTTCGATGTTCCGTTCACACCGGAACTATTGAAAGCGTGGGAATGCCGCTGTGGGTCGCCGAAATGCACAGGTAGTATGTTGAAGAACCCAGGGAAAGAAGCGAAGAAAGACATCTCGACTACGCTCGATGGCCGAAAGAAAAAGAAGAAGAAGAACAAGAAGAAGGACAAGAAGAAGGGCAAGAAGAGTTCGAAGAAAGAGAAGAAAAAGTAG
- a CDS encoding T9SS type A sorting domain-containing protein — protein MIREIISYACLVAIGQVQAQTANMHRGEYWIDQDLGIGMNYNFNVANTPNAPNLQLPINLSGYSPGIHTIGIRTLDADGHWGLTNFSKAVVIELPPNPPADQVEVEYFLNEDPGFGNGLTAWSGTSTNATGITFDPDMSTAHVGVNTLFVRSLTSENVWSLTNHAALLVIETDEPSPIVRIETFALPASDPGFGMADQHIVSAPAADILNYIFTAPAPFVELGDTLMIRSHDANGRWSLTNYIVVSGYTTTEHLANETGISTYPNPFTEGITVRTEDGKPLRVVLYDPQGRLVHDQVLNGETYIDLQGLAKGTYTAFFWKDLERIHRVTLIKQ, from the coding sequence ATGATACGCGAGATCATTTCATACGCTTGCCTCGTGGCCATCGGCCAAGTTCAGGCACAGACCGCCAACATGCACCGCGGTGAATATTGGATAGACCAAGACCTTGGAATTGGCATGAATTACAATTTCAACGTGGCCAATACTCCGAACGCACCCAACTTACAACTACCGATAAATCTTTCGGGATATAGTCCTGGCATCCACACTATTGGCATTCGCACTTTGGATGCGGATGGACATTGGGGTCTTACGAATTTCTCCAAGGCGGTGGTCATCGAACTGCCACCCAATCCTCCTGCCGACCAGGTCGAGGTTGAGTATTTCTTGAACGAGGATCCCGGGTTTGGAAATGGCTTGACCGCATGGAGCGGAACCTCTACGAATGCGACCGGAATAACATTCGATCCGGACATGTCGACCGCACACGTTGGTGTCAACACACTTTTCGTGCGAAGTCTGACAAGTGAAAACGTATGGAGCCTGACGAACCATGCCGCGTTATTAGTAATCGAAACAGACGAACCCTCCCCAATTGTTCGCATCGAAACTTTTGCGCTTCCCGCTTCTGATCCCGGATTCGGAATGGCAGATCAGCACATTGTGTCCGCACCAGCTGCGGATATCCTCAATTACATCTTCACTGCACCTGCACCGTTCGTTGAACTGGGAGATACCCTGATGATCCGATCACATGACGCTAATGGGCGCTGGAGTTTGACCAACTACATTGTCGTGAGCGGATACACTACAACTGAGCATCTTGCCAATGAAACGGGCATCTCCACCTACCCCAACCCCTTCACCGAAGGCATAACCGTACGCACCGAAGACGGCAAACCGCTACGTGTAGTTCTCTATGACCCACAAGGCAGGTTGGTCCATGACCAGGTGCTGAATGGCGAGACGTACATCGACCTGCAAGGCTTAGCTAAAGGAACCTACACCGCTTTCTTCTGGAAGGATCTGGAGCGGATCCATCGTGTTACACTCATCAAGCAATAA
- a CDS encoding MoxR family ATPase, giving the protein MTMEPNDNNPEQLQDSNAADQDGFRPTVPLTELQQAVAKLRGEVQKVIVGQDQVVDLLLIALLCDGHVLIEGAPGLAKTLTAKLLARCIKTNFSRIQFTPDLMPSDVIGTSVFDPRTTAFEFRPGPIFSNIILVDEINRAPAKTQSALFEAMEERQVTSDGKTHLLGKPFMIVATQNPIEQEGTYRLPEAQLDRFFFKVNVDYPTVEEEFQIMIRAGQGRKMLSVDAVQPVIGPEELERARSLVQQIRCDEKLMRYIASIVDRTRHDGSLMLGASPRASLAILEGSRAQAAMDGRDFVTPEDIQRVTPHVLRHRIQLTPEREMEGLTPDQVITLLVKQIEVPR; this is encoded by the coding sequence ATGACCATGGAACCGAACGACAACAACCCGGAACAACTACAAGACTCCAATGCTGCTGACCAGGACGGCTTTAGACCAACCGTACCACTTACGGAACTGCAACAGGCCGTTGCCAAACTGCGTGGCGAAGTACAGAAGGTGATCGTAGGCCAGGACCAAGTTGTGGATCTGCTCTTGATCGCGTTGCTCTGCGATGGCCACGTATTGATAGAGGGCGCACCGGGATTGGCCAAAACGCTAACGGCCAAGTTGCTGGCACGGTGCATAAAGACCAATTTTTCAAGGATCCAGTTCACACCGGACCTAATGCCGAGTGATGTGATCGGCACAAGCGTTTTCGACCCACGCACCACTGCATTCGAGTTCCGTCCCGGGCCGATATTCAGCAATATCATTCTGGTCGATGAGATCAACCGTGCCCCTGCCAAAACACAGAGTGCGCTCTTCGAGGCCATGGAAGAACGCCAAGTGACATCCGATGGTAAGACGCATCTCCTGGGCAAACCGTTCATGATCGTTGCAACGCAGAACCCCATTGAGCAGGAAGGCACCTATCGGTTGCCCGAAGCACAATTGGATCGCTTCTTCTTCAAAGTGAACGTGGATTATCCTACGGTCGAAGAGGAATTCCAGATCATGATCCGTGCTGGGCAAGGCCGCAAAATGTTAAGCGTTGATGCCGTTCAACCGGTGATAGGACCAGAAGAACTGGAGCGTGCGCGCTCGTTGGTCCAACAGATCAGGTGCGATGAAAAACTGATGCGGTACATCGCATCCATCGTGGATCGCACGCGCCATGATGGTTCACTTATGTTGGGCGCATCACCGCGCGCATCGCTGGCCATACTTGAGGGGTCACGCGCACAAGCAGCAATGGATGGTCGCGATTTCGTGACACCGGAAGACATACAGCGTGTAACGCCACATGTTCTGCGCCACCGGATCCAGTTGACACCGGAGCGGGAAATGGAGGGATTGACACCCGATCAGGTCATTACGCTACTTGTGAAACAGATCGAAGTACCGCGGTAG
- a CDS encoding outer membrane lipoprotein carrier protein LolA encodes MIKQAILFASLLFIGIGASAQDDPKSKAILDNLMTKAKAWTSYEAEFTSQLQNTKDKLDVKQVGSMKVKGKKFRLVMDKNTIINDGTTMYTYNKDANEVNLTDPADMDQELDPTKLFTQYETGFKSQFVEEKAVGGVTVQVVKLFPLDAGKKPFHTVVITIDKTKAEPKSVQILYKDGNAVTYTLNKFTANSVTDDALFTFDKTKFPGVEVNDMR; translated from the coding sequence ATGATCAAGCAAGCAATCCTATTCGCATCACTACTCTTCATCGGTATTGGGGCTTCTGCACAGGACGACCCGAAGAGCAAGGCCATATTGGACAACCTTATGACCAAGGCCAAGGCATGGACCAGTTATGAGGCCGAGTTCACCAGCCAGCTCCAGAATACCAAGGACAAGTTGGATGTGAAGCAAGTGGGGTCCATGAAAGTGAAGGGCAAGAAATTCCGCTTGGTGATGGACAAGAACACCATCATTAACGACGGCACCACCATGTACACCTACAACAAGGATGCGAACGAGGTGAACCTTACCGATCCTGCGGATATGGATCAGGAACTGGACCCTACGAAATTATTCACGCAATATGAGACCGGTTTCAAGAGCCAGTTCGTTGAGGAAAAAGCAGTTGGCGGAGTTACCGTGCAGGTGGTGAAACTGTTCCCATTGGATGCTGGGAAAAAACCCTTTCACACCGTGGTCATCACCATAGATAAGACCAAGGCAGAACCGAAAAGCGTTCAGATCTTGTACAAGGATGGTAACGCCGTCACCTACACACTGAACAAATTCACGGCAAACAGTGTTACGGATGATGCACTTTTCACCTTTGACAAGACGAAGTTTCCCGGAGTGGAAGTGAACGACATGCGCTAA
- a CDS encoding LemA family protein, translating to MLTFIFIVLIVLVLWAARIYNSLQKLAQNVRESSSNVQVAISKKLSLINQLIEVVKNYQTGEQLVQLKVSQDNSTAAMSSSYQQSGTVMNAIQGLAQRFPDLKANEQYHRLVNNIESCEAEIGKTRNHYNGMVKGYNSERLSIPTVFIARALGFGEAPYLQFDQSGATDPNSLKEFKTDDGERLQQLLSGAGNTIAKTTRNLTQQAGNAGKLLADKMKEAPSSAYFYMVSGGTPKGPVPLTDIHAMVASGSLPATVQISRPGSDEWQFISADPRAEVSPETTNGSSADVSA from the coding sequence ATGCTAACCTTCATTTTTATCGTCCTGATCGTTCTGGTCCTATGGGCCGCACGTATTTACAACTCTTTACAGAAATTAGCACAGAACGTTCGCGAATCATCATCCAACGTGCAGGTAGCGATCAGCAAGAAACTCTCTCTGATAAACCAGCTCATCGAAGTTGTGAAGAACTATCAGACGGGCGAACAACTTGTTCAACTCAAGGTATCGCAGGACAACAGTACTGCGGCTATGTCGAGTTCCTATCAACAAAGTGGCACCGTAATGAATGCGATCCAAGGTCTGGCGCAGCGTTTTCCGGATCTTAAGGCCAACGAACAATACCATCGGCTGGTCAACAACATCGAATCTTGTGAAGCGGAGATCGGCAAGACCAGGAACCACTATAACGGAATGGTGAAGGGCTATAATTCTGAACGGCTTTCGATCCCTACTGTTTTTATCGCTCGCGCCTTGGGTTTCGGAGAAGCACCTTACTTACAGTTCGACCAAAGTGGAGCTACAGACCCTAACAGTCTCAAGGAATTCAAGACTGATGATGGGGAACGTCTTCAGCAGTTGCTCTCCGGTGCCGGGAACACCATTGCCAAGACCACACGGAATCTTACCCAACAGGCAGGCAACGCAGGAAAACTCTTGGCCGATAAAATGAAGGAAGCACCGAGCAGCGCATACTTCTACATGGTTTCTGGCGGCACACCAAAAGGCCCAGTGCCTTTGACCGACATCCATGCAATGGTAGCAAGCGGCTCACTTCCAGCGACAGTGCAGATCTCCAGACCTGGATCGGACGAATGGCAATTTATCTCCGCGGATCCGCGAGCAGAAGTCTCTCCTGAAACTACGAACGGATCTTCAGCTGATGTCTCGGCATAG
- a CDS encoding DUF58 domain-containing protein encodes MKSIRSIFLTRRAFIAGWVIVGLFLFGWIWSPLLVFAKLSFVIILISLFAELFILFGKRSGMEAQRHTYERWSNGDQNPVSIALKSGYGMAMHVRILDELPVQFQKRDLVFNGAIAAWGSRTFEYTVRPVQRGIYHYGAVQAYVSGPLRLAERRFSLDNAKEVAVYPSYLQLRKYELLAISDKLTLAGIKRLRRVANQAEFERIKEYVTGDDRRTVNWKATARRGRLMVNQYQDEKAQQVFSLIDTGRVMKMPFEGLSLLDYAINAALVISSIAMHKEDKAGLITFSNKVRDTVPASRQRGHMQTILQTLYGQATDYKETDMESLYAAVKRKVHQRSLLLLFTNYESMHALERQLPYLRRLAKQHMVVPIFFLNTELEKDILDRPLDTEAIYIRTIAERTMHEKRLISKELERHGMPAILCRPQDLTVSVINRYLEMKARGTW; translated from the coding sequence ATGAAGTCGATCAGGTCCATATTTCTTACTCGCCGTGCATTCATTGCAGGATGGGTCATTGTTGGCCTGTTCCTGTTCGGTTGGATCTGGTCCCCGTTGCTCGTATTCGCTAAGCTATCCTTCGTGATCATCCTGATCTCATTATTCGCTGAGCTGTTCATTCTTTTCGGAAAGCGATCCGGAATGGAAGCACAACGGCACACCTATGAGCGGTGGAGCAATGGTGATCAGAATCCGGTTTCGATCGCATTGAAAAGCGGATATGGAATGGCCATGCACGTTCGGATACTCGATGAACTACCCGTGCAATTCCAGAAACGCGACCTTGTATTCAACGGCGCGATCGCAGCTTGGGGTTCACGTACGTTCGAGTACACCGTGCGCCCCGTGCAACGTGGCATTTACCACTATGGGGCCGTGCAAGCTTACGTCTCAGGACCATTGCGGTTAGCGGAACGGCGCTTCAGTTTGGACAATGCCAAGGAAGTAGCGGTGTACCCCAGCTATTTACAGCTACGGAAATATGAATTGTTGGCCATCAGTGACAAGCTCACGCTTGCTGGTATAAAACGCTTGCGAAGAGTTGCCAACCAAGCGGAATTCGAACGGATCAAGGAATACGTTACGGGCGATGATCGTCGCACAGTGAATTGGAAGGCCACCGCACGCCGAGGCAGATTAATGGTGAACCAATACCAGGATGAAAAAGCCCAACAGGTCTTCTCATTGATCGATACAGGTCGCGTAATGAAAATGCCGTTCGAAGGGTTGAGCTTATTGGACTATGCGATAAACGCCGCGCTGGTGATAAGCAGCATCGCCATGCATAAAGAAGACAAGGCAGGCCTTATCACGTTCAGCAATAAAGTACGTGATACGGTACCCGCCAGCCGCCAACGCGGACACATGCAGACCATCTTGCAAACACTTTATGGGCAAGCCACCGACTACAAAGAGACGGATATGGAAAGCCTTTACGCAGCGGTAAAACGAAAGGTGCACCAGCGTAGTCTACTTCTGCTTTTCACCAATTATGAGAGCATGCACGCCTTGGAACGCCAACTCCCCTATTTGCGCCGCTTGGCCAAGCAACACATGGTGGTCCCGATCTTTTTTCTCAACACGGAACTGGAAAAGGATATCCTGGATCGCCCGCTCGATACCGAAGCCATCTATATCCGGACCATTGCTGAACGCACCATGCACGAAAAACGCCTTATCTCAAAAGAGCTGGAGAGGCACGGCATGCCCGCGATCCTCTGCCGTCCACAGGACCTTACCGTGAGTGTGATCAACAGGTACCTGGAGATGAAGGCGCGTGGCACTTGGTAA
- a CDS encoding histidine kinase has protein sequence MACSSSQRASFQYFIALLPICLILLAGGCIPSEKGHSETPNVGSDQQLSNALQHAKERLLGDQDSALIRIDQLEAFAKKSNDARMVLRARGLKAEVLLHNKKAGFADYMKEMEGYDLPGAPQAYAPWVNYYRARWQLGDRKWDLADSLLQNLFKGAIGPSDPELNLRSRIAQLELYGHRKEQTKADSLAEILRPALEMRGDPELLWQYKMAHALAHLNAADPQGAELLYGESLTAADETRLDYAKGLSLKGIAYAQTDQGLFDKAAVSANKADEALVRADDQRDRVEVLKIIGYCYWDKLGPEEVVKRWDLAHAIADSLGMKQEIGMSLLYFAKFRVGLDSAASQKVGYDHAARFDTAMKMIDRAEHIALGLNDGEFIANVVNTRSAILNWQGRFEDALAANRQAHEYFLKKGNGQMATSSLINMASNEIARERWSAAQEMLEKALPMAESGHYNHLRLLALNRLSFTYRKLGLFEKALAYKDRWTDLKDSLDGLDVTAKIAQTELRSSFAKRQFADSLAQAQAMNLEREITMERVNHLRRRSFGLAGGGLIVIVGGSAAFVLDRKRRRERYAKQAAQLEIKALRAQMNPHFIFNALNSISAFIREQDPEKAHGFIARFGRLMRMVLENSRKSEVSLASDLEALGIYLELELARSGHTFDFNITVDPAIDQEETMVPPLVLQPFVENAVWHGMAGQKDRGKVEVNVRMDSNDVVVTICDNGNGMPKSKPVDTGRRSLGTVITKERLDQLAEQKGRPSGFQYMECAKGTCVEVVIPV, from the coding sequence ATGGCTTGTTCTTCCTCCCAGAGAGCTTCTTTTCAGTATTTCATCGCACTCTTACCAATATGCCTGATCTTGCTGGCCGGTGGCTGTATTCCCTCCGAAAAGGGTCATAGTGAAACGCCAAATGTGGGATCCGACCAGCAGCTTTCCAATGCCCTTCAACATGCCAAGGAACGGTTACTTGGTGATCAGGACAGTGCATTGATAAGGATCGATCAATTGGAAGCTTTCGCGAAGAAGTCCAACGATGCACGTATGGTGTTACGTGCTCGTGGACTAAAGGCCGAGGTGCTCCTACATAACAAAAAGGCAGGGTTTGCAGACTACATGAAGGAAATGGAGGGCTATGACCTTCCTGGTGCCCCGCAAGCATATGCTCCGTGGGTCAACTACTATCGTGCACGCTGGCAGCTCGGAGACCGCAAATGGGACCTAGCGGACAGCTTGTTGCAGAATCTGTTCAAGGGAGCTATCGGCCCGAGCGACCCTGAATTGAATCTCCGCAGTCGTATTGCGCAATTGGAGCTATATGGCCATAGAAAAGAACAGACCAAGGCCGATTCACTCGCTGAGATCCTTCGACCCGCGCTTGAAATGCGTGGCGACCCGGAACTTCTTTGGCAGTATAAGATGGCCCATGCATTGGCCCACCTCAATGCTGCAGATCCACAAGGAGCTGAACTTTTATACGGAGAATCCTTAACTGCAGCGGATGAAACAAGATTAGACTATGCTAAAGGCTTGAGTCTAAAAGGGATCGCCTATGCACAGACCGATCAAGGGTTGTTCGACAAAGCCGCAGTTTCCGCGAACAAGGCGGATGAAGCGTTGGTCCGGGCCGACGACCAGCGGGACCGAGTTGAAGTTTTGAAGATCATAGGCTATTGTTATTGGGATAAACTGGGCCCGGAGGAGGTGGTGAAACGATGGGACCTTGCCCATGCAATTGCGGATAGCTTGGGCATGAAGCAGGAGATCGGAATGAGCCTGCTCTACTTCGCCAAATTCAGGGTGGGCTTGGACAGTGCTGCAAGCCAAAAAGTCGGCTATGATCATGCTGCACGTTTCGATACCGCGATGAAAATGATAGACCGTGCAGAACACATTGCCTTGGGTTTGAACGACGGTGAGTTCATCGCCAATGTCGTAAACACGCGATCAGCGATCCTCAATTGGCAAGGTCGGTTCGAGGATGCTCTGGCCGCGAATCGACAGGCGCATGAATATTTCTTAAAAAAGGGGAATGGGCAAATGGCCACCTCCTCGTTGATCAATATGGCCAGTAACGAGATTGCTCGTGAACGCTGGTCGGCAGCGCAAGAAATGCTTGAAAAAGCATTACCAATGGCTGAAAGTGGCCATTATAATCACTTGCGTCTTTTAGCCTTAAATAGGCTGTCATTCACCTATCGGAAATTGGGCTTATTCGAGAAAGCCTTGGCGTACAAAGATCGTTGGACCGACCTGAAAGATTCCTTGGACGGATTGGATGTGACAGCCAAGATCGCACAGACCGAACTGAGGTCCAGCTTTGCGAAGCGCCAATTTGCGGACAGCTTGGCACAAGCACAGGCAATGAATTTGGAACGAGAAATAACCATGGAACGAGTAAACCATCTACGCAGGCGCAGTTTTGGCCTTGCCGGTGGCGGTCTAATTGTGATAGTTGGTGGCTCAGCAGCTTTTGTGCTGGATCGGAAACGCCGCCGCGAACGCTATGCAAAACAGGCAGCCCAATTGGAGATCAAAGCCTTACGCGCGCAAATGAATCCCCATTTCATTTTCAACGCGCTCAACAGCATCAGCGCATTCATACGCGAGCAGGATCCGGAGAAAGCCCATGGGTTCATTGCCCGCTTTGGTAGGCTCATGCGAATGGTGTTGGAGAACAGCAGAAAGAGCGAAGTGTCCTTAGCGAGTGACCTTGAAGCGCTTGGTATTTATTTGGAACTGGAACTGGCTCGATCAGGTCACACATTCGATTTCAATATCACCGTGGACCCTGCGATCGATCAAGAAGAAACCATGGTGCCGCCGTTGGTCCTTCAGCCATTCGTAGAGAACGCGGTATGGCATGGAATGGCCGGACAAAAGGATCGCGGGAAGGTGGAGGTCAACGTCCGCATGGATAGCAATGATGTGGTTGTTACGATCTGCGATAATGGCAACGGCATGCCGAAAAGCAAGCCGGTAGACACCGGAAGACGTTCCTTGGGAACAGTGATCACCAAGGAAAGACTGGATCAATTGGCCGAGCAAAAAGGTCGACCTTCAGGATTCCAATACATGGAATGCGCAAAAGGTACCTGTGTTGAAGTGGTGATACCGGTATAA